One Pyrus communis chromosome 4, drPyrComm1.1, whole genome shotgun sequence genomic region harbors:
- the LOC137731334 gene encoding two-component response regulator ORR21-like: protein MAALQRVAQSSVSTTASSYGSCKGGGGVLSPSAAEMAVPDRFPAGLRVLVVDDDTTCLRILELMLLRCLYQVTICSEATVALNLLRERKDCFDVVLSDVHMPDMDGFKLLEHIGLEMDLPVIMMSADGRTSVVMRGIRHGACDFLIKPVREAELKNIWQHVVRKKWNGSKELEHSGSLEDNDPHKRGNNDIEYTSSVNEGTEVSLKGQKKRINAKEDDDGDTENDDMSTSKKPRVVWSVELHQQFVTAVNQLGLDKAVPKRILEMMNVPGLTRENVASHLQKFRLYLKRLNGVAQQQSGIANAFCGPADSNGKLGSLSRFDFPALAASGQIPPQTLAALQAELLGQPAGNLMPATDQPALLHASLQGAKRPPVEHGVPFVQPFIKSQSNVSKQFPQPVISAEDVSPGFGQWRSNNRSTVAPSNYHGGSSALNSNLLMGVVQQEQRQHDRTQQQSALIEPCRSFNVQPSCLVVPSQSSTGFQAGNSPASFNQSISFNKSTVIDYSLLSDQSNNSLNIGHIPTGNLKITGTLGGYSAPGSISPTSCIVNADNNSTSYQNSTATFSDSRELPGVLHNTSNSQGFYVDKSGEMLDQGPLRNLGFVGKETCIPSRFAVDDFESQMSNLNPGRIQVENSGALVKQEPIVDYVDNEKLGIPILQQYSSSDFMSPFTD, encoded by the exons ATGGCTGCTTTGCAGAGAGTGGCGCAGTCCAGCGTGAGCACTACTGCGAGTAGTTACGGTTCGTGtaaaggtggtggtggtgttttgTCACCGTCTGCCGCTGAAATGGCAGTTCCTGATCGGTTTCCGGCAGGCTTGAGGGTTCTAGTGGTCGACGACGACACCACGTGCTTGAGGATTCTTGAGCTGATGCTCCTCCGGTGTCTCTACCAGG TTACCATCTGTTCCGAGGCTACTGTTGCTTTGAATCTTCTACGAGAGAGGAAAGATTGTTTTGATGTGGTACTGAGTGATGTCCATATGCCTGATATGGATGGATTTAAACTCCTGGAACACATTGGTCTGGAAATGGACCTTCCTGTTATCA TGATGTCTGCTGATGGGAGAACAAGCGTTGTTATGAGAGGAATTAGACATGGGGCCTGTGATTTTTTAATTAAGCCTGTACGTGAGGCAGAACTCAAGAATATTTGGCAGCATGTTgttaggaaaaaatggaatggAAGTAAAGAACTTGAACATTCTGGGAGCTTGGAAGATAATGATCCACATAAACGAGGAAACAATGATATTGAATACACATCTTCTGTTAACGAAGGAACAGAAGTTTCATTGAAAGGTCAGAAGAAGAGGATCAACGctaaagaagatgatgatggtGATACAGAAAACGATGATATGTCTACATCAAAGAAACCTCGTGTAGTATGGTCAGTTGAACTCCATCAGCAATTTGTCACTGCTGTGAACCAGCTTGGGCTTGATA AGGCTGTACCAAAGAGAATTCTTGAAATGATGAATGTACCCGGTTTAACTCGAGAAAATGTTGCTAGCCATCTGCAG AAATTCAGGTTATATTTGAAGAGATTAAATGGAGTAGCTCAACAACAAAGTGGGATTGCAAATGCTTTTTGTGGTCCTGCAGACTCAAATGGGAAGTTGGGCTCGCTTAGTAGATTTGACTTCCCAGCTTTGGCTGCCTCTGGACAAATTCCTCCGCAAACACTAGCCGCCCTGCAAGCTGAGCTTTTAGGTCAACCTGCAGGGAACCTCATGCCAGCAACGGATCAGCCTGCTCTTCTACATGCATCCCTACAAGGAGCCAAGCGTCCCCCTGTTGAACATGGTGTGCCATTCGTGCAGCCTTTTATAAAAAGCCAATCAAATGTTTCCAAACAGTTTCCACAACCCGTCATTTCTGCTGAGGATGTATCTCCAGGATTTGGACAATGGAGGTCTAATAATCGTAGTACAGTGGCACCCAGCAATTATCATGGAGGGTCGAGTGCTCTGAATAGTAACTTATTGATGGGCGTTGTGCAGCAGGAGCAAAGGCAACATGATCGAACACAGCAGCAGTCTGCGCTAATCGAACCTTGCCGTTCGTTTAATGTGCAGCCATCTTGCCTTGTGGTCCCCTCTCAATCGTCAACTGGTTTCCAGGCTGGAAATAGTCCTGCTTCTTTCAATCAGAGTATTAGCTTTAACAAGTCTACTGTTATTGATTACAGTCTGCTCTCGGATCAATCTAATAATTCCTTGAATATTGGACATATACCAACTGGAAATCTTAAAATTACCGGCACGCTTGGTGGGTACTCTGCCCCAGGTTCTATTTCTCCCACTTCTTGCATAGTTAATGCTGACAACAATAGCACCAGTTACCAGAATTCAACTGCGACATTTAGTGATTCCAGAGAGTTGCCGGGGGTTTTGCATAATACGTCAAACAGCCAGGGTTTTTATGTTGATAAATCAGGGGAAATGCTTGATCAGGGACCCCTTAGGAATCTTGGATTTGTGGGTAAAGAGACTTGCATTCCAAGTCGATTTGCagttgatgattttgaatcgCAAATGAGCAACTTGAACCCTGGAAGGAT
- the LOC137730868 gene encoding adagio protein 3, whose translation MAMANKYEVEEEEEEVQSFGKRLKWSRYEEPLEGEEEEEDDDDDESQLALKPWTTAFPMRPASFVVSDALEPDSPIIYVNKVFETFTGYCAHEVLGRNCRFLQYRDPHAQRRHPLVDPVVVSEIRRCLKEGVEFQGELLNFSKDGTPLVNRLRLKPIHDDNGTVTHIIGIQVFSEAKIDLNSVSYPVYKQTCNLQSDQSGKYPLITGQTPFTQYHDICGILQLSDEVLAHNILSRLTPRDVASIGSVCRRIRQLTKNEHVRKMVCQNAWGREVTGTLELMTNKLGWGRLARELTTLEAVSWRKFTVGGAVEPSRCNFGACSVGNRLVLFGGEGVDMQPMNDTFVLNLDAANPEWCRVSVKSSPPGRWGHTLSWLNGSWLVVFGGCGREGLLNDVFVLDLDAKQPTWKEVFGGTPPPPRSWHSSCTLEGSKLVVSGGCTDAGVLLSDTYLLDLATDNPRWREIPTSWAPPSRLGHSLSVYGRSKILMFGGLANSGHLRLRSGETYTIDLEDENPQWRQLECDAFTSMGSQSAVVPPPRLDHVAVSMPCGRIIIFGGSIAGLHSPSQLFLLDPSEEKPSWRILNVPGQPPKFAWGHSTCVVGGTRVLVLGGHTGEEWILNDLYELRLASKQDSDH comes from the exons ATGGCTATGGCGAACAAATACgaagtggaggaggaggaggaggaggtgcaGAGCTTTGGAAAGCGGCTGAAATGGAGCAGATACGAGGAGCCTCTGGagggggaggaagaagaagaggacgacgacgacgacgagaGCCAGCTCGCTCTGAAGCCGTGGACGACGGCGTTCCCAATGAGGCCGGCGTCGTTTGTGGTGTCGGATGCTCTGGAGCCCGACAGTCCTATCATTTACGTCAACAAAGTCTTTGAGACCTTCACCGGCTATTGTGCCCACGAGGTCCTCGGCCGAAACTG TCGATTCCTGCAATATAGGGACCCTCATGCTCAAAGACGGCATCCTCTTGTAGATCCAGTTGTGGTTTCGGAGATTCGAAGGTGTCTCAAGGAAGGAGTTGAGTTTCAAGGAGAGCTTCTGAATTTCAGCAAGGATGGCACTCCCTTGGTGAATAGACTAAGACTGAAACCTATACACGATGATAACGGAACCGTCACTCACATCATAGGCATTCAAGTATTTTCTGAAGCAAAAATAGATCTCAACAGTGTATCATATCCAGTTTACAAACAGACATGCAATCTACAGTCTGATCAATCTGGTAAATATCCTCTCATCACTGGACAAACACCTTTCACCCAGTATCACGATATATGCGGGATTCTTCAGCTCTCTGATGAAGTTTTGGCTCACAACATTTTGTCACGCTTGACTCCGAGGGATGTGGCATCCATTGGGTCTGTCTGTAGAAGAATCCGCCAACTGACTAAAAATGAGCATGTGAGGAAGATGGTATGCCAAAATGCATGGGGAAGAGAAGTGACCGGTACATTGGAACTCATGACTAACAAGTTAGGGTGGGGGCGTCTAGCTAGGGAACTGACAACCCTTGAGGCTGTTTCTTGGAGGAAATTTACAGTTGGAGGTGCCGTAGAGCCTTCAAGATGCAATTTTGGTGCTTGTTCTGTAGGAAATCGGCTTGTGCTATTTGGAGGTGAAGGAGTTGATATGCAGCCAATGAACGACACATTTGTTCTCAATCTTGATGCTGCCAATCCTGAGTGGTGTCGAGTAAGTGTGAAATCATCGCCACCAGGGCGTTGGGGCCACACCCTTTCATGGTTGAATGGTTCTTGGTTGGTCGTATTTGGAGGCTGTGGGCGGGAAGGATTGCTCAATGATGTGTTCGTACTTGACTTGGATGCCAAGCAGCCAACATGGAAAGAAGTTTTTGGTGGAACTCCCCCTCCTCCTAGATCCTGGCACAGCTCTTGCACATTAGAAGGTTCGAAATTGGTTGTGTCGGGTGGATGCACAGATGCTGGGGTCCTTCTTAGTGACACGTACTTATTGGATCTGGCAACAGACAACCCAAGATGGAGAGAGATTCCAACTTCATGGGCTCCTCCCTCTAGGTTGGGGCATTCCCTCTCTGTTTATGGTCGATCAAAGATTCTCATGTTTGGTGGACTTGCCAACAGTGGGCACTTGCGGTTACGATCAGGGGAGACTTACACCATTGATTTGGAAGATGAAAACCCCCAGTGGAGGCAACTGGAGTGTGATGCGTTCACCAGCATGGGCAGCCAGAGTGCAGTGGTTCCCCCTCCCAGACTTGACCATGTTGCAGTCAGCATGCCTTGCGGAAGAATTATAATATTTGGCGGTTCAATCGCGGGGCTGCATTCTCCTTCTCAGCTTTTCCTCTTGGATCCTTCGGAAGAGAAACCATCATGGAGAATTCTCAACGTTCCAGGGCAACCGCCAAAATTTGCTTGGGGCCATAGCACTTGCGTGGTCGGAGGGACAAGGGTCCTGGTGTTGGGTGGGCACACAGGTGAAGAGTGGATACTTAATGACTTGTATGAGTTGCGCTTAGCAAGCAAGCAGGATTCAGACCACTGA
- the LOC137731227 gene encoding phragmoplastin DRP1C-like, with protein sequence MARLESLIGLVNRIQRACTVLGDHGGGDGMSLWEALPTVAVVGGQSSGKSSVLESVVGRDFLPRGSGIVTRRPLVLQLHQIEANRSEYAEFLHCPKKKFTDFASVRKEISDETDRITGKTKQISNIPIHLSIYSPNVVNLTLIDLPGLTKVAVEGQPESIVEDIENMVRSYVEKPNCIILAISPANQDIATSDAIKLAREVDPSGERTFGVLTKLDLMDKGTNALDVIEGRSYRLQHPWVGIVNRSQADINKNVDMIAARRKEQEYFETSPEYGHLAHKMGSEYLAKLLSKHLEVVIRQRIPSIIALINKTIDELNAELDRIGRPIGVDSGAQLYTILELCRAFDRVFKEHLDGGRPGGDRIYKVFDHQLPAALKKLPFDRHLSVKNVQKVVSEADGYQPHLIAPEQGYRRLIDGSIVYFKGPAEASVDAVHFVLKELVRKSMAETEELKRFPTLQSDIAAASTEALERFRDESRKTVTRLVEMESSYLTVEFFRKLNSEPERTPNQAGSKADKHSKETVQNMDTFGDNYLRRIASNVSSYINMVCETLRLSIPKAVVHCQVREAKRNLLNLFYTKIGRQEKERLGAMLDEDPALMERRTNIAKRLELYKSARDEIDSVAWK encoded by the exons ATGGCCAGATTGGAGAGCTTGATCGGGCTGGTCAATCGCATCCAGCGAGCCTGCACCGTTCTAGGAGATCATGGTGGCGGCGACGGCATGTCGCTCTGGGAAGCTCTTCCGACAGTTGCCGTCGTCGGAGGCCAG AGTTCCGGAAAGTCCTCGGTTTTGGAAAGCGTCGTTGGGAGAGATTTCTTGCCTCGTGGATCTG GTATTGTGACGAGGAGACCATTGGTGTTGCAACTTCATCAGATAGAAGCGAATCGGTCTGAATATGCAGAGTTTCTTCATTGTCCTAAGAAGAAGTTTACTGATTTTG CTTCTGTACGTAAGGAAATCTCAGATGAGACTGATCGTATAACTGGGAAGACCAAACAAATCTCTAACATTCCAATTCATCTCAGCATATATTCTCCAAATG TTGTAAACTTAACCCTTATCGATCTTCCTGGATTGACGAAGGTGGCTGTAG AGGGACAACCAGAATCCATTGTAGAAGATATTGAGAATATGGTCCGTTCTTATGTTGAGAAG CCTAACTGCATTATATTGGCTATCTCTCCTGCTAATCAAGATATTGCCACTTCAGATGCCATCAAACTTGCAAGAGAAGTCGACCCGTCTG GTGAAAGAACATTTGGAGTGCTAACAAAACTCGATCTGATGGACAAGGGAACCAATGCTCTGGAT GTTATAGAAGGAAGGTCATATAGACTGCAACACCCATGGGTAGGAATTGTGAATCGTTCACAAGCTGATATCAACAAGAACGTTGATATGATTGCTGCTCGTCGTAAGGAGCAAGAATACTTTGAAACTAGCCCTGAATATGGGCATTTGGCGCACAAAATGGGTTCAGAGTATCTTGCCAAACTTTTGTCTAAG CATCTGGAGGTTGTCATTAGGCAACGCATACCTAGTATCATTGCCTTGATAAACAAAACAATTGATGAGCTTAATGCAGAGCTGGATCGTATTGGCAGGCCAATTGGTGTAGATTCCGGG GCCCAGCTGTACACTATTTTAGAATTATGTCGGGCATTTGACCGTGTATTTAAGGAACACCTGGATGGAGG GCGACCTGGTGGAGATCGGATATATAAGGTTTTTGACCATCAATTACCTGCTGCTTTGAAAAAGCTTCCGTTTGATCGTCATCTCTCTGTAAAGAATGTTCAAAAAGTTGTTAGTGAGGCTGATGGTTACCAGCCCCATTTGATTGCTCCAGAACAAGGATACCGAAGACTCATTGACGGATCTATCGTCTATTTCAAAGGACCAGCTGAAGCCTCTGTGGATGCT GTGCActttgttttgaaagaacttgTACGGAAGTCAATGGCTGAAACAGAG GAATTAAAACGATTCCCTACACTTCAATCTGATATAGCAGCCGCTTCCACTGAAGCATTGGAAAGGTTTCGTGATGAAAGCAGGAAAACTGTTACACGACTGGTGGAAATGGAATCTAGCTATCTAACGGTGGAATTTTTTAGAAAGCTTAATTCTGAACCGGAAAGAACTCCAAATCAAGCAGGATCGAAGGCGGATAAACACTCAAAAGAAACGGTACAAAATATGGACACTTTTGGAGATAATTATCTCAGGAGGATTG CATCAAATGTCAGCTCTTACATCAATATGGTTTGTGAGACTCTGAGGCTTTCGATTCCAAAGGCTGTTGTTCACTGTCAAGTTCGAGAGGCCAAGAGAAATCTGCTCAACCTTTTTTACACCAAAATTGGAAGGCAAGAG AAGGAGAGACTTGGCGCAATGTTGGATGAGGATCCGGCACTCATGGAGAGGCGAACAAACATTGCTAAACGCCTTGAACTCTACAAGTCAGCTAGAGATGAGATCGATTCTGTCGCATGGAAATGA
- the LOC137731555 gene encoding microtubule-associated protein 70-1 — translation MEEFSGDGGLTPMTDYSNGPFHGATPTPPPLTVSGSFKEGKSSSRRRGFRKPSMDGDELINLLHGSDPVKVELNRLENEVRDKDRELGEAQAQIKALKLSDRAREKACEELTDELSKVEEKLKLTESLLESKNLEIKKINDEKKASMAAQFAAEATLRRVHAAQKDDDMPPIEAILAPLEAELKLARQEIAKLQDDNKALDRLTKSKEAALLEAERTVQVALAKASMVDDLQNKNQELMKQIEICQEENKILDKMHRQKVAEVEKLTQTVRELEEAVLAGGAAANAVRDYQRKFQEMNEERKTLDRELARAKVTANRVAVVVANEWKDANDKVMPVKQWLEERRFLQGEMQQLRDKLAITERAAKSEAQLKEKYHMRLKVLEESVRGNSLSRSTAEGRSTSNGPSRRQSLGGADNPPKLTSNGFLSKRAPVRSLTSSTSSVLKHAKGTSKSFDGGTRSLDRGKVNLNGTSPSLSVNQSCEGTKDGEAQNNWKGNSDDKPEFSVDTEDSVPGVLYDLLQKEVVALRKAGHEKDQSLKDKDDAIEMLAKKVDTLTKAMEVEAKKMRREVAAMEKEVAAMRVDKEHENRAKRFGHTKSSVSSAQVLSGRGLARSGLTRSTQ, via the exons ATGGAGGAGTTTTCCGGCGACGGAGGTTTGACTCCGATGACGGATTACAGTAACGGACCGTTTCACGGAGCTACGCCGACACCGCCGCCGCTGACGGTGTCCGGATCGTTCAAGGAGGGGAAGAGCTCATCGCGGAGGAGAGGATTCAGGAAACCGAGTATGGATGGCGACGAGTTGATAAACCTCTTGCACGGCTCGGATCCGgtcaaggtcgagctcaatcGGCTCGAGAATGAAGTCAGAG ATAAGGACCGGGAGCTAGGAGAGGCACAGGCTCAGATCAAGGCTCTCAAGCTCTCTGATAGAGCCAGAGAAAAAGCTTGTGAAGAG CTCACTGATGAGCTGTCGAAGGTGGAAGAAAAGCTGAAGTTAACTGAATCACTTCTAGAAAGCAAA AATcttgaaataaagaaaatcaatgatgaGAAGAAAGCTTCCATGGCTGCTCAGTTTGCAGCTGAAGCTACTCTACGTAGGGTTCATGCTGCTCAAAAGGATGATGATATGCCTCCGATTGAAGCCATTCTTGCACCTCTGGAGGCTGAGCTAAAGCTTGCCCGGCAAGAG ATTGCGAAGCTTCAAGATGATAACAAAGCTCTGGACCGCCTTACCAAATCAAAAGAAGCAGCTTTACTTGAGGCCGAGAGGACCGTTCAGGTTGCCTTGGCTAAGGCCTCCATGGTGGATGACcttcaaaataaaaaccaagagTTGATGAAACAGATAGAAATTTGTCAG GAAGAAAATAAGATTTTAGACAAGATGCATAGACAAAAGGTTGCTGAGGTTGAAAAGCTTACTCAGACTGTGCGGGAGTTGGAAGAGGCTGTTCTTGCTGGTGGTGCAGCGGCAAATGCTGTGAGGGATTATCAGCGGAAGTTTCAGGAGATGAAT GAGGAAAGAAAAACTCTAGACCGGGAGTTGGCCCGTGCAAAAGTAACAGCAAATAGAGTAGCTGTAGTGGTAGCAAATGAGTGGAAAGACGCTAATGACAAAGTGATGCCTGTAAAACAGTGGCTGGAGGAACGGAGATTCTTGCAG GGAGAAATGCAGCAACTTCGTGACAAGCTTGCCATAACTGAGCGAGCTGCCAAGTCTGAAGCTCAATTGAAA GAAAAATATCATATGCGACTTAAAGTGCTTGAGGAGAGTGTGAGAGGTAACAGTCTTAGCCGCAGTACAGCAGAGGGAAGAAGTACAAGCAATGGACCCTCTCGACGTCAGTCCCTGGGTGGGGCTGATAACCCTCCAAAATTAACTTCCAATGGCTTTTTATCCAAGAGAGCTCCTGTCAGGTCTTTGACCTCCAGCACCAGTTCAGTGTTAAAGCATGCTAAAGGTACATCAAAATCATTTGATGGTGGTACAAGATCATTGGACAGGGGTAAGGTTAACTTGAATGGTACAAGCCCCAGTCTCTCCGTCAACCAATCTTGTGAGGGTACAAAGGATGGCGAAGCACAAAATAACTGGAAGGGAAATTCAGATGATAAGCCTGAGTTCTCAGTGGATACGGAGGATAGTGTCCCAGGGGTTTTGTATGATTTGTTGCAGAAAGAGGTTGTGGCTTTGAGGAAAGCTGGTCACGAGAAAGATCAAAGCCTGAAAGACAAGGATGATGCTATTGAG ATGTTAGCCAAGAAGGTAGATACCTTGACTAAAGCAATGGAGGTTGAAGCAAAGAAAATGAGAAGAGAAGTTGCTGCCATGGAGAAGGAGGTAGCTGCCATGCGTGTGGACAAAGAACATGAGAATAGGGCCAAGCGGTTTGGTCATACTAAAAGTTCCGTCAGCAGTGCTCAGGTGCTCTCTGGAAG GGGTCTCGCACGAAGTGGGTTAACACGCAGCACCCAATGA
- the LOC137731216 gene encoding cleavage and polyadenylation specificity factor subunit 3-II, which produces MAIDSLVLGAGQEVGKSCVVVTINGKRIMFDCGMHMGYLDHRRYPDFSRIPKSQNESNFDHSLTCIIITHFHLDHVGALPYFTEVCGYQGPIYMTYPTKALSPIMLEDYRKVMVERRGEEEQFSSYHIAECMKKVVPVDLKQTVQVDKDLQIRAYYAGHVLGAAMFYAKVGDATMVYTGDYNMTPDRHLGAAQIDRLNLDLLISESTYATTIRDSKYAREREFLRAVHKCVAAGGKVLIPTFALGRAQELCILLEDYWERMNLKVPIYFSAGLTLQANMYYRMLISWTSQKVKETYSTHNAFDFKNAHKFDRSMMHAPGPCVLFATPGMISGGFSLEVFKHWAPSAMNLVTLPGYCVAGTIGHKLMSGKPTKIDLDKDTQIDVRCQIHQLSFSPHTDAKGIMDLVKFLSPKHVILVHGEKPRMAILKGKIQSELGIQCYDPANNETVSVPSTHYAKAVASNVFIRSCSNPNFKFSKRSSEDEHGLNLGTRNSPPGLQVSDERAAEGVLVMEKSKKTKVVHQDELMLMLGEKKHQVQFAYCCPVQTGNLKEAKSTSGNDDQLCKSERGSRLLRRLSAELSNELSEGNIQDFEDHLEVASFRASVCLKENCPHRLLDGHGVRNKSEEAVYFCCSWAMADEKLAWQVISICQNFSMHEQNKGASTL; this is translated from the exons ATGGCCATCGACTCTCTCGTCCTCG GCGCCGGGCAAGAGGTCGGTAAGAGCTGCGTGGTGGTGACAATCAATGGGAAGCGAATCATGTTCGACTGCGGAATGCACATGGGCTATCTCGACCACCGCCGCTACCCCGATTTCTCTCGCATTCCCAAATCGCAGAACGAGTCGAACTTCGATCACTCCCTTACTTGCATCATCATCACCCACTT TCACTTAGATCACGTTGGGGCTCTTCCTTACTTCACCGAAGTCTGCGGTTATCAGGGTCCAATTTACATGACG TATCCGACAAAGGCATTGTCTCCTATAATGTTGGAGGACTATCGAAAAGTGATGGTGGAGCGAAGGGGCGAGGAAGAGCAGTTTTCGTCTTATCACATTGCCGAGTGCATGAAGAAAG TAGTACCAGTGGATCTGAAGCAGACAGTGCAGGTTGATAAAGACCTTCAAATCCGTGCATACTATGCAGGACAT GTTCTTGGAGCCGCAATGTTTTACGCAAAGGTGGGAGACGCCACTATGGTGTACACGGGAGACTATAATATGACACCAGATAGGCATCTTGGAGCAGCTCAAATTGACCGACTAAATTTGGACCTTCTTATTTCAGA ATCCACGTATGCAACAACCATACGCGATTCAAAATATGCCCGGGAAAGAGAATTTCTCAGAGCT GTTCATAAATGTGTTGCTGCCGGTGGAAAAGTTCTAATTCCAACTTTTGCTCTTGGAAGAGCTCAG GAACTGTGTATCTTGTTGGAAGATTACTGGGAGCGCATGAATCTAAAGGTTCCTATTTACTTCTCAGCAG GTTTGACCCTTCAAGCCAATATGTATTATAGGATGCTTATCAGTTGGACCAGTCAGAAAGTCAAAGAAACGTACTCCACGCATAATGCCTTTGATTTTAAGAACG CTCACAAGTTTGATCGTTCGATGATGCATGCTCCTGGACCCTGTGTTCTGTTTGCCACACCAGGGATGATCAGTGGTGGCTTTTCACTTGAGGTTTTCAAGCACTGGGCTCCTTCGGCGATGAATCTTGTTACACTTCCCGG gTATTGTGTGGCTGGAACCATAGGGCATAAATTGATGTCGGGAAAACCCACCAAAATTGATCTGGACAAGGACACACAAATTGATGTTCGATGCCAG ATTCATCAGTTGTCTTTCAGTCCTCACACAGACGCCAAAGGAATTATGGATCTTGTAAAATTTCTCTCCCCGAAGCACGTCATACTTGTTCATGGCGAGAAGCCGAGGATGGCGATTCTAAAAGGAAAAATCCAGTCGGAGCTGGGAATTCAGTGTTACGACCCTGCAAACAATGAGACCGTGTCAGTTCCATCAACCCACTACGCGAAAGCAGTAGCTTCCAACGTGTTCATCCGAAGCTGTTCGAATCCAAACTTCAAGTTCTCGAAAAGAAGTTCAGAAGATGAACACGGTTTGAATTTGGGAACCAGAAATTCGCCTCCAGGACTGCAAGTAAGCGATGAAAGGGCAGCAGAAGGGGTTTTGGTTATGGAGAAAAGCAAAAAAACGAAGGTAGTACACCAAGACGAGCTTATGCTTATGTTAGGAGAGAAAAAGCATCAAGTACAATTTGCTTATTGCTGCCCTGTTCAAACTGGCAACTTGAAAGAGGCCAAAAGCACTTCGGGAAACGACGATCAGCTTTGCAAATCTGAGAGAGGCTCTCGGCTTCTCCGCAGATTATCTGCGGAACTTTCAAATGAGCTTTCTGAGGGGAACATCCAAGACTTTGAGGATCACCTTGAAGTGGCATCGTTTCGCGCATCCGTTTGCTTGAAGGAAAACTGCCCTCACAGATTACTGGATGGCCATGGCGTTCGGAATAAATCTGAAGAAGCAGTTTATTTCTGCTGCAGTTGGGCAATGGCAGATGAGAAGCTTGCATGGCAAGTCATTTCAATCTGTCAAAATTTCTCCATGCACGAGCAAAACAAGGGGGCTTCTACCCTGTAG
- the LOC137731217 gene encoding E3 ubiquitin protein ligase RIE1-like has translation MSSESSAAAAAEAESRAPLLVSRQGSSGRESSDLGSPTTRSATLAMLLGRATGRRGPSMLVRETAARELDERRADWGYSKPVVALDMMWNTAFVVVSVVMLLWTKDEQPNTPIRLWICGYALQCIVHVVLVWVEYRRRNNIARRLSRRNQEAQQEEHQVDIDTVDTDDEEAAGELPNSTRSSVSKRCETVNTMVSFLWWIVGFYWVVSGGEVLLQNAPRLYWLAVVFLAFDVFFAIFCVVLACLIGVALCCCLPCIIAILYAVAGQEGASEADLRILPTYRFRASCEEKPSVGAGKMIPVETTSGYLAVERVLLSEDAECCICLSPYEDGTELHTLPCNHHFHATCIVKWLKMNATCPLCKFNILKGNEPV, from the exons ATGTCGTCGGAATCTTCAGCTGCGGCGGCGGCGGAGGCCGAGTCACGTGCGCCGCTTCTTGTATCGCGCCAGGGGAGCAGCGGCCGCGAGTCGTCCGACCTCGGCTCCCCGACTACTCGGTCCGCCACGCTGGCGATGCTGCTGGGGCGGGCCACCGGGCGCAGGGGGCCGTCGATGCTGGTGCGGGAGACGGCGGCGCGGGAGCTGGACGAGCGGCGCGCCGACTGGGGGTACTCGAAGCCGGTAGTGGCTCTGGACATGATGTGGAACACGGCGTTCGTGGTGGTGTCGGTGGTGATGCTGTTGTGGACGAAGGACGAGCAGCCTAACACGCCGATCCGGCTGTGGATCTGCGGGTATGCGCTGCAGTGTATTGTGCACGTGGTGCTGGTGTGGGTGGAGTATCGGAGGAGGAATAATATTGCTCGGAGGCTTAGTAGGAGGAACCAGGAGGCCCAGCAGGAGGAGCACCAGGTCGATATCGATACTGTTGATACGGACGATGAAGAAGCAGCTGGGGAATTGCCGAATTCCACTCGCTCCAG CGTCTCTAAACGATGTGAAACGGTGAATACAATGGTGTCATTTCTCTGGTGGATAGTTGGTTTCTATTGGGTAGTCTCTGGCGGTGAAGTTCTTCTGCAAAATGCTCCACGTTTGTACTG GTTGGCTGTGGTTTTTCTGGCATTTGATGTCTTTTTTGCCATCTTCTGTGTTGTCCTGGCATGTTTGATTGGAGTTGCTCTTTGTTGCTGTTTGCCATGCATCATTGCAATTCTTTACGCCGTTGCAGGACAG GAAGGTGCATCCGAAGCAGATCTTAGAATTCTGCCAACATACAGGTTTCGAGCGAGCTGTGAGGAAAAACCTAGTGTTGGAGCTGGGAAAATGATTCCGGTAGAAACAACCAGTGGGTACCTAGCAGTTGAGCGTGTTCTTTTATCTGAGGACGCG GAGTGTTGTATATGTCTCAGCCCGTATGAGGATGGGACAGAGCTTCATACGCTTCCCTGTAACCATCATTTCCACGCGACGTGCATTGTGAAATGGCTTAAAATGAATGCAACATGTCCTCTCTGCAAGTTCAACATTCTTAAGGGAAATGAACCGGTTTAA